The following is a genomic window from Elaeis guineensis isolate ETL-2024a chromosome 10, EG11, whole genome shotgun sequence.
tatcggaccataattatgGAGTTAGTTGGTCATTAAATTTTGCTAATTGCCATGACACATAGTCGATAACCATTCATGACGGTTACAATATGTTGAGTAgattggccgactatatgtcagtaATATTGATATATCGGTTGAATGTCCGAGTGACCATCAGCTAGTAGTTCTGATATGCCGACGGTTTTAGATCGGAGGTTGTTCGAGTCATCTGTTGTTGATCGGCTGTAGCTGAATATCAATCGGTCTGCCAATCATGATTCAGTGTAATTGTTGAACATCCAGTCAGCCGATGCATAGTCAAAGTTGTATGGACGATCAGCCTTTGTTGAGTCAAAGTCGGGGGTCGGTTGACTTGAGTCGGAGGTCGATTGACTTATCCCAACAAATATAAATTTAGTATTATGATAAAATACACTAAACTATGTGAGTGGGATTATGCATGCATGTCTATGTATAAGAGATATATTAAATATGAGTATATGAACTTCTATCTAGAAATGTGTTTGTGGCTTTTAAGAAAGCATGAATGCATATATTAGAAGCTTAGGAATATGTATGTCTCTTAGAGAAATATGTGAGATACTAATTAATATATTTGTGAGTAATATAAATAGAAGTAGTTTCCTAGCGTGTAGTAGGAGTTGGATATGAAATgaatataaattatgatattgttAGTAATTTCTCTTCTCTCTCAAGTATTTCTTATCATATGTGATTGAGTACCCACTACCAAATTCCAACAAATTGATATCAGAGTGCTTCTGTTGTTCCAACAAATTTGTATCGAAGCAGGCACGATCTGAAGGCAACAATCAAAGCAAGGTACATTCCGAAGAGGTGTTATGGTAAAAGAACATTTTTCATAGTTGAAGCAGGAAACTCTACGCTAAAAGACTTATTGAGTGTGCAGTTTACAAATTGTGTGATACTTCGGATTCAAGATAAGAAATAGATATCCATTGAGATAGTACAAGCCGAAAAAAGTGACTCCGCAAGAGAAGAAGACAAAAAGTCTTTCATTAaagagatgaaaattttttttgaaaaagtacaACTGCCAAGTGAATTATGTTTTTTGATAAAGTACAATGAAAAACTATATACCTCATGAGGTAATATTAACTATTGTGATGATTTCATTTAAAATGGTACTCAAAGATTTGCTTGAGAAATTAAATTTACTttcaatcttatttttatgcaaaaagtATGGATAAGATCATGATCTTATTTTTGTAGCTTATATTAATCTTAATGATGGAGACGAGGAATATATGATTTATGGAAGTAAAGCTAGTACGAAAAAAAAAGCAGAGCAAGAAATAGTGTTAAAAGCAATCGGAAATCTCATAACTATGTATGACTTTATAGCAAGAGATATGAACTATAAAAAAACTATGGGATTTAGAATATGACTATCAAGAACTGGCTAAGATGTATAAGAAAGTAGTAGAGGAATGTAATGATATTGGACAATAGTGCAAAGGGATTTAATAGCAATTATGAcatgaagaaaaaatatttatcccAAAAATATATTTCAACTGTCAAAGATTTTCCTTCAAAATGTGGACCGAttacaaaaagataaagaagaaaagtgAAACAAAATTCATGTTTAAGAGACGGTGTTAGATTAATTAGTGTGATGATAAAATATATTGAACTATATGAGTGGGATTATGCGTGCATGTTTAGATACAAAAGATGTATTAAATATGAGTACATAAACTTGCATCAAGAAATGTGTTTGTGGCTTTTAGGAAAGCATGAATGTATATATTAAAAgcttaaaaatatatatgtttcTCTTGGGAaagtgtgtgagatactaattaatatatttgtgaataatataaataaaaatagtttCCTAATGTGCAGTAGAAGTTGAAAATGaaatgaatataaattttaatattgttaATAATTCTTTTTCTCCCTCATGCATTTCTTATCATATGTGATTACCAAATTCCAACAAATTAGCATCAGAGCGCACCCCCTGTTCCAACACCACTCACCCGAGGTCCACGGTGGTGCTGGTCCCCTGTTAATTGAGTCTCCTGAAATGAGGGAGGAGGGAGGCTTTGACGTTCTCATCCTGCCATTGTAAGCTTTGCCACCATCCTTCACTGCCCCATATCTCCCGTAAGTTCCTCCCTATGATCTTGACGGGCAGTTGCTTCAGCTCGTCACAACGAAGAATTTCAATATGTTCCAAAGACGGGAAACTGATTGCCAGATCACAGATGCTACTTAAGCTGTTTAACTTGTGAAGATGCAATAACCTAAGACAGCGGAAGGCACCAAAGTGGCTACCTATTGAATCATCGATCACTCGCCACATTTTGGGGCACGACTGTATCTTTAGAGACTCGAGCTTTGGGAGCGGCAGAACCCAGTTAGCATTCTCTAACTCAGGGCAGGAAGAAATGACCACCGACCGCAGCTGCGGAAGGAAATCTGAGATCGATACTCTCGTCCACTTTACCACCTTCAAGTCATGGAGTTGGAGTTCCTCAAGATCTGGAAGTTGCCAATCCATATCACGATCCTGGTCCTCACCATCCACCTCCAGCACTACTAAGCTATAGGATCGAATCTGCAGCTTCTGCAGGCTCTTCAACATGTTGAGGCTTCCAAGTTGGGCTTTGACGGCAGATGGTGTCAACTGGATGGATGCCGAGCTGCATGCAATCCATATGTGGAGGTACCGAGTAACTATGTTGTCTAAGCTTGAGAGCATCTGGAGGGTTCGCACTTTATCTACCGTGATTCCAAGATCTGTCAACCGCATCACCTTCGAGTCAGTTCTTCCAACTCTTCGAAACTTACCGTATTCTCTNNNNNNNNNNNNNNNNNNNNNNNNNNNNNNNNNNNNNNNNNNNNNNNNNNNNNNNNNNNNNNNNNNNNNNNNNNNNNNNNNNNNNNNNNNNNNNNNNNNNCCCTGAAGAGTAGTTCCAGTATGGGGCAAAAAATTGAAGGATTACACTCAGAGGATTGAGATTCATCGCAACAATGGCTAAAGGGGAAGGTGGATCTGGAAGCAGAGGCTCCACGGTGCTGAGGAAAGAGATTCAATGCCAGGAGGGTTGGAGAAGGGATAAGGTTAGGTAGATGCCCCTTGAAACCTCACAGAACGTTCATGGAACGTGCGCACCCACCTGCATCCTTATTAAACTTCTATTAATATAATATTCTCCGGTGGAAGTGCCTTACTTCCTCGGTTGCTCCTAAAACAAAAAAAAGGTTATGTAGATGCCCTGTTGCCGGAGCCCATGCTCTCCCCTCTTTCCAATCCAAGGTACCAGTGCTTGCGTCGGGAACAGtcaacaatttttttttcc
Proteins encoded in this region:
- the LOC105053120 gene encoding putative disease resistance protein At4g10780 isoform X1; this translates as MRLTDLGITVDKVRTLQMLSSLDNIVTRYLHIWIACSSASIQLTPSAVKAQLGSLNMLKSLQKLQIRSYSLVVLEVDGEDQDRDMDWQLPDLEELQLHDLKVVKWTRVSISDFLPQLRSVVISSCPELENANWVLPLPKLESLKIQSCPKMWRVIDDSIGSHFGAFRCLRLLHLHKLNSLSSICDLAISFPSLEHIEILRCDELKQLPVKIIGRNLREIWGSEGWWQSLQWQDENVKASLLPHFRRLN
- the LOC105053120 gene encoding uncharacterized protein isoform X2, giving the protein MRLTDLGITVDKVRTLQMLSSLDNIVTRYLHIWIACSSASIQLTPSAVKAQLGSLNMLKSLQKLQIRSYSLVVLEVDGEDQDRDMDWQLPDLEELQLHDLKVVKWTRVSISDFLPQLRSVVISSCPELENANWVLPLPKLESLKIQSCPKMWRVIDDSIVSRLWNILKFFVVTS